The sequence below is a genomic window from Eleginops maclovinus isolate JMC-PN-2008 ecotype Puerto Natales chromosome 20, JC_Emac_rtc_rv5, whole genome shotgun sequence.
GGCCGCACTGCTTCACAGCATTGTACATTTGATGGGTGAGCGCTTTCCGTCATAGGCTGCTACTCTCAAAGCATCACTGGCTTAAGACgtgcaaaaatgttttatttataatatataacaatttataataataatctcaACTCTCTGGTGCAAGGTGCAGAGTTGCACACCTTGTCTTTGTCACACTTGTCCCACACAGCCAATTAAATCAATCAGCAATTAAGAGTTGCTAAAGTGTCATACGTCTTAGTAGTACTGGTTAAATATCACAACAGGACTTTTTCTTCACCTGTTACATACATTTCCAATAATGTGTCTTATGTTATCCtggattttaatattaaaagtataaaagaaagacagtaaGTAGCTGGATCTATACTTCGAGATAGTGAGAGAGACCTTGGCTGTGTCCTTGCTGATGTAAGTAACACAGTAGCAGTCAAAGGGGTTGAAATCCAATCCCTACCCTGAGGTTCCTTAGCCAGCCGGTGACACCATgtcctctttgtgtgtgtgtgtgtgtgtgtgtgtgtgtgtgtgtgtgtgtgtgtgtgtgtgtgtgtgtgtgtgtgtgtgtgtgtgtgtgtgtgtgtgtgtgtgtgtgtgtgtgtgtgtgtgtgtgtgacatctgACAAggtcttttaatatttaaacattgcTAATAGCCAAACTACTCTcaacttttgtttatttttaggtcaaatgttttttggtattttttgtcATAATGGTAAATTAAACATTCTGGGGTGTAAGGACTATTTGGCTCAAAATAAACTTCTTCTGACTTTGTCCTGACCTTTGTTAAAAACacgattgaaaaaaaaagtagtagtttaaaaaaagtgtttagcTGCAGCCATGCTTTCAAACCATGAAGTCCTTGAAGAGATTCAAAATCATTTCCAAATGGACGTATGCATGCAGCAATAACTATGCTCCGATGACGCGTTCATAAAACCAAGcgcctctctttttctccaccAGAAccttttaaatgcagattttattAGTACCTCATACCTTCTTAGAGAACGGAATGAAAGCATTAAGAATAATCAGTTTTTTTAGGTGTAAAGACAGGTGAGTACACCTCTCACAACACTGTCTCGTATATCTTTAGTGATTCACGGGAAGATACTTCAACAAAGTACTTCACTGGTTAGTTTAAGCAACAGCAGGGCCGAAAGAGCAACCTTCAATACTAATTTATCCGCGcgcattgtttgtgtgtattgatAATCAGTTTTATTAGCCCACTTTCCTTTTGGACAGATTTACACAGCAGTCAGAAAGGGTGTGGTGGGATTAGAGACTCCTGCTGATCTTTTATTAAATTACTGTCATGAAAATGGAGGCGATGCTGCCCCAACACAAGCTGTAGTGTCTGGGATGCTTCCATCTGAATACTTTTATGGTATAACCGACTTTGGCATTTATTGACTCATAATACTGTCCAAGTTTATTGGttgtcaaattaaataaaaacagtatgaATAAGGGTAGTGCAGCGTCACTTCTGCTGCTATAGCATGTTAGTTAAATATgaatatctaaaataaaaacgCTCAAATGAGATTGTATAGAATtaacaaatagaataaaaaacataagtCAAGTGAGGAGTAACTTAGCATAACATTAACTTAATGGAATTAGTCTATTTGCAAactttcattttagtttgtcaATGCCTCATTTCAGTACGCTGACTTATTAAAAATGGTAGTATTCAATGTTTGAACACAGCTACACTTCAATACTTCTTAATGCTTTTTTACATCTACATTTCAAAACTCATCTGTAGTACAGGAGGAAGTAGTGAGATTAAACATCAGATTAAGATTTCATTAGTTCTAGCggtcagaaagaaagaaaagcgtCCTTAATATCAAAATGTAGATGTGGAAATAAGTGAGTATTTCTTGCCCTGCATGCGAGATATGAATGTAGCTTTGGGCCACACGGCAGACTTCAAAGCAAAGATATGCAATGAGGAGATAAGTCCGTCGCACAAGCAGCATAAAATACTGAGAGGGTATTTCTGCACGTGCACAAGtttctttatgtttatatttcaacCAGGCGCCACACATGCATGAAAATGGTGCAATCATTTTTCTCCCCCGATAACttatatgtgtatataataAACTGTAGGATGAAAGTTATTCTTTTCAGTATAAacgttatttaaaatgtattatgattgtttttattataattagctaaatgtctttttatgCCTAAAATGACTCCATACTTACTGAACTTACCTGGCTGCGGTGCACAGAGGGCTGCGAGGTTAGGGAGGGCTGAGCCGTGGAGCTGCCCAGTGCCTGCAAGCTGGGAGTATCTTTATGGTCCAACCTGAAGTCATCGCTGCCTTCAGCGCAGTCAAAGTTACTCTTCCACACCATTACCTGTAAGACGTATTCAAATCATTCCTGACTCCACAATGATACATCAAACCAATAATCTAatttacaaataattaaatgcaCTACATGAATACAgatttgctttctcttttccaaaGTAAAAGGTAAAGTTCAGATGTTTTGAAGTGAGGTCGAATGTGGTACTTATTCAAAGTCAGTGTATTATCTACAGTAGTTGGCAAAGCTCACAGAATTTATGGCCAAGCAATGAACTGCTGTGGACAGGGGCAGCTGCAAAGCAAACAGTTTAAGTGTACACTAAAACTGCTTTACTTTACAGTGAGACAGTAGTGTACAGACTTTGGTTAGTTCAGAATCACCAAGGTCATACATAGCACTAACTAACCGATCAAGTATCAATTCCTGTGCTCTGTATGATTACTTTTGGTCAATGAAATCAGGAGGCTTTGAAGAGATCATTAATAACTGCTTCATTACCCCATTGGAAATCGGCTGTCTTACAGCAAGGTAAAGTAGAGAACATATTCCAAGAAAAGCCATCACTTTAAAggatattgattttttttaggtgGCCTTTTCTTGTAGGTGgctaaagtacattttgctgctgcCTCCATGCACAGCAGTACATTGCTAAGTGGCTTGTCGACTGCTTTCTTCTGTAGGTGATACACCGACTATGGCTAGTACCTcctgaaacaacattttaaaaaacctgCAACCGATAAGTTgtcaatataataataataataataataataataatacattttactaAAAAAGGCGCCTTTCAAGGCTCTCAAGGTTGCCGTACAAGGtacacaaatatacattttgggATGAGTCTATCGGTCGACAGCAAATAATAAGACCATTTATTAATCTAAAACTGGTTCACTTTTAAGGATCACAAAGAATAGGTAATCACCTGCTCATCAGAACCTCCAGAGGAGAAATACTCTCCTGTCCTGGAGAAGGCCACACAGGTCACTGGACCCTGAttgaggagaaagaggaacagacaaaatattattatttaatatgattGGGTctgaggattttttttactgttggtcagaaaatacatttggtaATGTTACCTTGAGCTTTGGAAAATTCTTATGGGCCTTATACACTACACACATACTTAAACACTAGGCaggcacatttaaataaatcaatattaaaataatagttaGTGACAGCcttcaaaaaatgaaacaatcccTGTGACAGTAGTGTAGTCTGTGTGATGAATTCAGACCATTCATTAAACTTCAAACCCTTCATACAGTATAGTGCCTTTGAAACTTATGATTGTATTTCTCTGTCAACCAATCAGCCACGCTGCAGTTTACCTAAGTACAGTTCTGTCCAAAATGACATTACTTTATAATTTTATCCTTTTAGATATTTGTGTAAAATAGTCTtagcaaaacatgttttgtgatgtcactgtgacCTCTGACAGTCTATTCAGTTCATCCCTAAGTGCAAGCAGAGATATTGCCAAATTGGGAGCTATTCCTTTCACAAAAAGGGTACGGACAGACCAGACAACATGAATAACGTAATTCTACTAGCCAAAAGGACGCTTTCAAAATAATGGATACAACTGGAGAGAACTGAGTGTTTTTCATGTATATAGCTCATAGCATTAAGGAAACTCTTCTGCTTTGAGGAAACAGAATTATGCCGAGAACAAAAGCATGTGTGTAGGAGGGGGTGGGCATGTGGGGGAGTGGCAGAGCAATCAATAACAGAAAGCTGAGACTCAGGTGAGGTGAGGTCAAACCTGGTCAGAGCCAAAAAGGAACACCTGCAAGTGTCAGAACTGTTGCatgctgtgcgtgtgtgtgtgtgtgtgtgtgtgtgtgtgtgtgtgtgtgtgtgtgtgtgtgtgtgtgtgtgtgtgtgtgtgtgtgtgtgtgtgtgtgtgtgtgtgtttttatgtatgtgCCTGGAGCACAGACAGAATACAGCTTGAAAAACTCAGAAATCacactccttttttcttttttcaatctCACAATGCAGAACGGGGTCAACGATAAAAGTCTGAGCCCCCTGACTGTgatcaaagagagaaaaaggagagaacaaacaagagaaaggaaaagaaactgCTGCTGGGCAGCAGAAAAGGAGCTGTGCGTCCTGCGGCTGGCAGCCAGACAGGCTGCTTTGGGTGAGGAATGGTTTCCCAGAAGCACCTGAGAGAAGCAGACAGTGTCACTATGGCAACACGACGGCCTGACAGACAGCATGTTCTGTCTCGACTCTGACTAATGCCTGCTGCCAGGCTGGCACTTGCCATGGCCagacacacacgtgcacacaagcgcacacacgcacacgcacacaggcCGCCAACCTGACTGGCTTCCACATGCTGCTCTCAATAATTTAAAGActgacaaaaacaatgacaatcTTATACTGGTTATTTTTTGGTCGCAGTTATTTCTTTAGAAcaaacatttgtgtgaaattgtttcTCGGTCTGCGTCGCAACCGCACATCATGTGGTCttcaaatgcttttaaatataATCCTAAAAAAGTCCACAAgcgtgaaaaaaaaaaatacagattctTGAGCATGAATGTCTCCAGTTATGATtaagaaaagagaagaacagGCATTTCATTGAAAAAGGACCAAAAGTATTAGTATCAGATAGGGTATCAGTATCAACTGATTCGCTAGAGTAACACATTAGGATATTGGAGAAAAATTGGGCTAAGTATATCACTATACATCTGCAGGGCTGCTCAACGGTGTGCAAGCTGGTTCTCATATTTTTTACCAAACAAGCTGGTCCTCAgaattgggggaaaaaaaacatgttttaagatGTGTTTCAATTGAACACGTATTGTATAAGTAATACTAGTAATATTTAGAGGAATAACTCTTACTAAAGAGcgtgcagtttgtgtgtgtaacataGCTGTGAGTATAAAGTTAGCAGTAGCCTTATATCTGTGATGGAGCAGTGCAGTgtgtacaatttatttttgtcaaaactCAGGATAAGTTTCTATGTCTTGATTTCTGATGATGAAAGGGGCTAGCCCTGAAGGTAGCAACTACTTTGGGCCAGGCTCACTAAGGGTTAGCTGGCCTTAAAAGACGacatctttttatttcagtgaccaCCTGCTCCTCTTAATATGGTCAGAACAGAAAGACAAATTAAGCTAAATTAGACTAATTCTTCCCAGCCAGGTAAACAGGTAACCCCTGAGGCGAcgaaaacaacacatttgttcGATCCAACAGCAAACATACTCCCTCAGTGCCTTCATGTGTTTGCATATACAACACATGAACATAGCtctacacacatacataaataagccgacacataaacacaagtaAACCTACACACCCACACTGAACAGATGGGGGTCTCTCCCATTTTCCAGCTAAGCGACTGGAGAGACAATTAACACCCCAAGCGCTCCCAGCACCAACAGATTGGCGACATCACCACTGAgccaaaaagaacaacaacagaaataaagaagaatgaGATTATGCGAAGACAAATTTGGAGGTGTGAGGCGAGGAggggaaaacctttttttttttttatcttgacGAAAGAGTGTGGGtgacacaaacaagacaaagaaaggAGAGATATGCAACGTGTACAGAGGGATGGGTAAACAGATGGACCACATGTGGGACCGGCAAGCCACTGATTCCCACATCTAGCCAGAAAGTCAGTCCATCAGCTGTTCAAACAAATAGATAGTCAGTGAGCGACTAGTTTAGACTGTCAACATGAGAGTACAGAAAAGACAGGAGTTAATAAAGAGGTTAAAGGAGTAAAAAGTAGGATGATGACGATGCTTTCCAGACTAGACCTATGTTATGtattttgttgagttgtgtACTTACATTGTCCTAAATTCTTCCAACAGTTTTcatatagtttttttattttcaaatctaGGTAACAATTGATTAATTGTATCGACTAAAATGGCTTGGTGTAAATTGaccatttattcatttcaagtcacatgttttgatatattttttagatcTTGGACGTTTTTAACTGTATATTTGAACCAGATAAAAGAATTTAGTCATAGAACTCATGTTTTACCGAGAAACAGGATGAGCTAACATTCTGGGCAGCCAagagaggacacatttttaagcagtgttttttttttttaccagttctaatgtttggtttggtttcttTTGGAGAGGATGAGACCTCTGCTGATAATTTGGCTCTTAGTAAAACCCTCATGATTAATGAACAATGAATAATCGCAACCAGAAGAATTTGACTGCAATGACGGCGAAGGTGGCGAAGACAACAACTCCCATGATCCCATCAAATTctgtcttttgttattgttttgataGATTGATAGTGGCGTAAATGTACACATTAGACGTTTAAGTCAGTTAAAAAGGAAAGGACCGAaaccagagaggaggaggaagagaagatgaGGAGGACAGGATCCAGCAGAACggaggcagaaacacacttCTGTTTCCTTCCAACAACCCTAAGATGAGTCATCATGAGTGGGCCGCCCGCTCGCCAGGCAAGTACTAAAATATACCATGTACAAAAAAGGCATAatacactcacactcacacacatgtcaTAATCAGATATGGACAAAAGAGATGTCTAACATATGCACATAATCGTGCAGACACCAACAGCAGACGGAAATGACCTATCATGATCCTTACTGGAAGGCCTGTAGGAAATCTAaacggtgtgtgtttgtgtgtgtgttccaccTGGTGTCCATGCAGTGTGTACAGTAGCTTGCCCTCCACAAGGTCCAGTATCTTCATTGTGGAGTCACTGGATGCGGTGATGAGGAAATTACCAGCCGAGTGGAAAGACAAGCTGTTCACCACTCCACTGTGgactggaaaacacaaacaaacttaaTGAAAGAACAAACGTTTTGTTACTGTAATTCAAACTGAAGTGGAACCTTCTGCaattaaagacaacaaataccCTCACATTGTTCTTCGTTGAGCTTTACTGTACTTTGTAGCTTTTAATGTTCAATGTTCTGCCAGTTAAATAATGAAGTTTTAAACATATGATTAAACCATGATGACAGTAACCGTGACTTGTCCATCCATACTATAACAAGGTATGTTTCTTTCCCTTTTGTCTATAAAACTGCACCTAAGAGGAACATTTCTGTGATTTTACAGCACCTAAGGGGCATTGTTAGAGTTCAGCGTCTTGCTCAACGACACTTCAGCCGGCCAGATGTTTGCTAACATCGTTGCCTGGATCCAATTGAAGTGCACTGGTGCTGTATATCATAACGCCTCAGTTGCTGTGTTACTTGACAATGGCTTAACATCAGGTTTGCATTAGCACAGTATAGAAGCCTGAAGCAACTGATCAAAACTTCCCTGTACCTGAAATCAATCCACCATGTGGTAACTGGGTTCTTGATTGAGACAAACGAGAAGACATTTGACTAGCAACGTGGTCCCTCTGTTGGCTACAAGATGCTATGACATGTATAAGATAAACTGCCGCCTCTCGCTGTAACTGGAAGAAAAGCTGCATCCAACCATACTGAGAGCAGGAGGGTGTATTCTTTGGGTATGGCTAAGATTCATGAAAGGATGAAGAGCAATGTATACCCCCCAATCAAATGAAAGCAAGTCAAAAGCAAGCAAAAACAATAGAAGGAGGAACTTAACATACCACTTATTACCGATAATTCCCATGGGTATAACAGTAACAACACCACATTTAAGACACAATGTTACACTCTGGTGCAATTGGTGATTCACTACAGTGAACActgtggaagaggaggagaaatgagaggagagggaaagctTTTATCTTCATGCCCCAGCTCCTCAGACACAGATGTGATTATCCATTATTAGATCTCACAACTCAAATCCATTTAAGAGAGCTGATGAGAACAATCAGACTGACAAAGAGGCAACAACATTTAGCTTATTGAATATGCAAGGATTCTTCATTACCACTTTAGTCGTGAGCTTTGAAGCTTCATTTTTACTTGGTGTTATTTCAGTAGTTTGCTATGTTTTTCACCGTGTTTAAAGGTGAAGCTTAACTCTTGCTGTACTTTGAGTCTGGGGGGGACTGGAGGACAATACTTTTACTGTTTGccttataaaacatatttgtctCAACACTGGGCAGCTGATTTACTTTGGTACTGATTCAGAATGTGATCAAATCCTAACAAACGCCTGCGttgtttaaatatgaaacatCTATAATAGCTATCAGGCATTAAAAGAGGCTTTACTGATTGTCTTGATCAAAAAATATAGTAACTGCTTACatcacatacagaaaaatataccaAGGGCCACTCACTAAAGGTGACGTATACAGTATTGCTTAGTTATAGacttaagttataagttagcaaaatcaatcaaatgtaggtaaattcTCCGTGATAATTGAGTATGCTTTTAGAAAAATTGTAACAATTGTAACGTGACCTTGCAATTAcgttattataaaatgtaatacttcCTTCATATGTCTTTTGAGGCGCCTTTACCTTGGTAATGCTGTAGCATCTTGTGGGATCTGATGTCCCAGACTTTTACAGAGTTGTCAGTACTGGCTGCAGCTATACACGTTCCACTGGGATGGAAGTCCACGTGGTTTGCATAACttgggagaaagaaaaaacaggacATTCAATAAATTGATGTCTTTGGCCAAGAATTGACAGtacttcaaatgtattattccaACAGGTTAATTCAAATAATAGGGTATGTTTGATCTTGAAACATCCAACAGAGAACATTTTCTgctctttgaaaatgttttatgcaATTCAAACATACTCTACAATAGAGGCTTGTAGCTGATGCTTTAAGAATCTTAAATGATTGAGTAGGTGTTCAGTGCCTTGGTACAAAGAATTTGAGCGAACAAATGGTAATGGAATGTGTCACCTTGTTTGCCTAAAACAGTTAATAACAGTTACTAATAAtggttgaaaacattttaaaatgtgacaaaatgatATGGGTTGTTCTTATTTCTTCCCTCACTGCAATTCTTTCTTCCGCACACATCAGAACATTTCTTTCTGctgtatgtttttatgtgtcAATTCCTCACCCAGCATGTTCATAGAAAGAATGAATGCACTCTCTACTGTTCTTGTCCCACAGCTTTATAGTCTTATCGTCACTGGACGACACAATCAAACGATCGTCTGGAGAAAACCTGcagaaatgtattgaaaattATGTTAACAAGCAATGTTGCATTCAATCGAATACAAGTTTTTTGATGAAGGAAAACTGACAACAATGTTGGTGTATACtgtcaattatatttttttagaaagaaattattaagaaaatgtgtgtgttggtgtgtgtgtgtatttgtcgTACTTGGCACAGCGGACCCAGTTGATGTGCTGGttgagagagaagagaaacttTTGTCTGTGGACGGTCCACACTTTGATGGTCTTGTCATCGGAGGCTGTGACCAGATTCTGCCCGTCAGCAGAAAAGTTGATGCTGCGCACAGTGGCAGTGTGCGCCCTGAAAGCTGTTGACTCAGCCttcctgtgcacacacacaaacaccaagaCAAcactaactttaaaaaaacaactgttaaaAACAAGTGAATGTTCTGAAATGTGTGCCTTCTTGTGTGTTGGCAGAATCAGGAGATTTAGTAAACTGTCTAGTATTGTTTTCTTATTAGTCATCATCATTGTTCTTTGTGGCAGATGGCTAACGTGATACAAAATAATGAGATGatataaatgtacttaaatagaAAAGGTGGAATACTTCAAACTCACAGGCTGGGCACCCAAAGACGTGCTGTCTTGTCTCTGGAGGCAGATGCAACCAGGTGGCCAGAGGGAGAAAACTGAACTGAAGTGACAGCATCTTTGTGTCCATCAAAACGATATGCCCTCATCTGAGGTTTCATGTTCCAGATCATCACACTTGAGTCCATAGAGCCGGTGGCTGGAAGAGCGAGCACAGTGTGTAAACGGAACACGTTTGGATGACGATGCAGAAAAACATATTACACCCTGAAGCAGCAAACAAGGACAGCATATTCTCTGACCACAgactgataaacacacacaaacacatagagTAATATTAAACAGTTACCAATCTGTTTCATGTTGCAGTTGAAGTCCACACTTGTAACATTGTCCCTGTGACCCTTGAAATGTCTCTCAAGAGTTGGATCAGACTAAATGGGGAACAGAAGGACAGATTATAGAAGCCACATTTTAAAGATTGTGAGCACTTGTTTCAAAGTATTTCTTAAAAACATTCAACAGTAGTGGAAGAAATCACATAATCATAGAGCAAGAGATGAACGTACAGCTAGTTctatgcttttttaaatggttgTAATGATACTACACATTTGATATAAAaccaagaaaatgaaaatacagctaCATACATTATGTTGCCAATAGTATAAGGACATCAAAGCAAAGTGTGTGCTCACACAAATACAAGCATTTTCAACTTTTAAGGAGTTATTGTTAGGACtatgttaaatgttaatgtgTCTTCTATAATAAAAGCCAAAACagcattacttttactttactacagAAATAACTAATTCTGAGAAATAGTGGTACAGCAGCTAAATTAAAAAGTATGAAAGAGTACAAATATAGAGAGGTTTACAGTGATTAAATGTCACAAAAAATGTTgtaacttatttatttatttatttaaaaacttaACAGTGCATTTTCTGCAACATCTATTATAACCGCTGGGCGGTGCTGTTTAACTTTGTTTCTAGTCTCTAAGACCTGTTTAATGTCAAAGAAAGCAAGAAATTAACAATCGTTTGAAGCCTGAAGTTTAATTTAGCCTTCAATGGTTATTGTTAAATGGTTGTTTATGATGGATGAATATGAAGcaatttagatgttttttcaATGCGcagatattatattttaaacgACGTCAAACAAGGAAATGCGTCAACGCAACGTAAAGCCTCATCATAATGCCCGGCGTTCAACCTGTCAGGCAGCAGTTTTTGAATGTGTGGAAAAACGAAAAAGATCTCCATATTAGCAATTTTTCTGAAATTGTGTTTGAACAACTGACATTACTTGAGCAACGCTTGGACTCAAGGCTCTAAATGCTACTCAAGAATGCCGGATCTATCTGCATCGTGACAATAAGTGCTGCCTTAGAAACTACACTCTGGGTAAAATAAACATCCCTTCCAGCAGGCTGAGTTACCAAGGAGACGGGGGCTGTGGCGCTAGTCGTTGCTATCCGGTAAGCTAGCCGTTAAACTCCGGAGGAGGCTGCGGAGGGCCACGCATGGTTTTGTGTACGGGGACATTTGTAGCATGGCAGAGCTGCACATCATAGGCCAAATCGTAGGAGCCAGTGGTTTCCCACAGAATAGCTTGTTTTGTAAATGGGGAGTTCACACGGGAGGAGCATGGCGTCTTCTGTCGGGCTTGAAGGAGGGTCAGACCCAGGTTGATATTCCCCAAACAGGAGACATGGCGTACTGGAGTCACCCTATCGATGTGCATTACGCAACTAAAGGACTCCAAGGCTGGCCGAAGCTTCACCTCCAGGTGTGGCACCAGGACTCTTTCGGCCGCTGCCAGTTGTACGGGTACGGATACTGCCACGTCCCGTCCAGCCCCGGACATCACCGGATATGCTGTGCGACCTGGAGGCCGCTCGGCTCTTGGCAAGAGCAGTTGTCCCAAATGTTCGTGGGCGGGGGACCGCAGCTCCGCAGCCCGGACCTGGTGTACAGCGGGGCGGACAGATACAGACTGCACACCGAAGCCATGGGCACCGTGGAGCTGGAGCTTGGCATCATTATGAGACACTTTGACAAATATGGCGTCGAGAGTTAACACGGTTTTAAGAAATTGTGATTGTACAAATTGCAAACTGAGATCTTACACGTTTTTACTAGCGTTTTGTACTATTGTGTtcattgcatttcttttttagctGTTAAGTAACCTTTGTAAATAAAGATACTATAGTTCTAACGAAAGTGTTCCCTTGTTGTTATATCCTTGTCAGACTCTAGTCCAATGTCAACTGAGATTAGCAAGTGTTATTggatggagagtgtgtgttaagCAGCTCATCCACAGTTATATCACTAGACATTTCCTAGAATGtaatcaaaatgttatgttgaaattatttttgactAAAAGAAGAAAGACCCCGATCCCTCCAACATACTACACCACttaattccattttttaaaattgtattatgTGAACAGATTTTTCTAAATAAGGGTAACCTTGATGGACATTCTTAAGAACACACAActgagtgtttttttgtatttgtcatGAGGCCAATCAACACAAACATTGATTTGTTAGAACAACATAAAAGAGCAACACTGCACTTTAGTTTTTCAAATGATCCAAGTCTTGACCAAAGACTGATGCAAGCTGCTGAATATATTCAGATAGGGAACTAGCAAGAACATACCACCTAGATGGGCAACAggattttaaattattttattatatggtTCTTAATGGGATTTATGCATGGACCTGATGATGTGACATAGAATATAATTTAACCATTATATTTTGTTACTCAGGACTTGACTTCCATACgcaattttatttattgatttattttcaattttcaatCAATCCCTACGCTAACTTAAAACTCACAACTTTACATAACATTTCCAGTAATAGGAAGTGACTAACTATGTTCTATCAAGTAGTATTTCTGTACAACTTTGAACTTCTTGAGCTTCATTTGAATACTTCCACTTTCTGATACTTATGATTCTTCTCTTGCTCAATTCAGATGGAAATGCTTGACTTTTCACTCAACTAGAAAAATCTGATACCTTAAATGACCAGTCACTTTGCACACAGAT
It includes:
- the poc1a gene encoding POC1 centriolar protein homolog A isoform X2, which encodes MSSATSDPTLERHFKGHRDNVTSVDFNCNMKQIATGSMDSSVMIWNMKPQMRAYRFDGHKDAVTSVQFSPSGHLVASASRDKTARLWVPSLKAESTAFRAHTATVRSINFSADGQNLVTASDDKTIKVWTVHRQKFLFSLNQHINWVRCAKFSPDDRLIVSSSDDKTIKLWDKNSRECIHSFYEHAGYANHVDFHPSGTCIAAASTDNSVKVWDIRSHKMLQHYQVHSGVVNSLSFHSAGNFLITASSDSTMKILDLVEGKLLYTLHGHQGPVTCVAFSRTGEYFSSGGSDEQVMVWKSNFDCAEGSDDFRLDHKDTPSLQALGSSTAQPSLTSQPSVHRSQACEPSEHLSGQDSHTKSGNRNGSHSRATRSQTYGHLSSSSSSTHQAQTPGLPQHSPQGQSQSQALDGGVPPGLASTLEHIIGQLDILTQTVSILEQRLTLTEDKLKECLENQMEIGLHLQRREEA
- the poc1a gene encoding POC1 centriolar protein homolog A isoform X1 codes for the protein MSSATSDPTLERHFKGHRDNVTSVDFNCNMKQIATGSMDSSVMIWNMKPQMRAYRFDGHKDAVTSVQFSPSGHLVASASRDKTARLWVPSLKAESTAFRAHTATVRSINFSADGQNLVTASDDKTIKVWTVHRQKFLFSLNQHINWVRCAKFSPDDRLIVSSSDDKTIKLWDKNSRECIHSFYEHAGYANHVDFHPSGTCIAAASTDNSVKVWDIRSHKMLQHYQVHSGVVNSLSFHSAGNFLITASSDSTMKILDLVEGKLLYTLHGHQGPVTCVAFSRTGEYFSSGGSDEQVMVWKSNFDCAEGSDDFRLDHKDTPSLQALGSSTAQPSLTSQPSVHRSQVSSACEPSEHLSGQDSHTKSGNRNGSHSRATRSQTYGHLSSSSSSTHQAQTPGLPQHSPQGQSQSQALDGGVPPGLASTLEHIIGQLDILTQTVSILEQRLTLTEDKLKECLENQMEIGLHLQRREEA
- the b9d2 gene encoding B9 domain-containing protein 2 gives rise to the protein MAELHIIGQIVGASGFPQNSLFCKWGVHTGGAWRLLSGLKEGQTQVDIPQTGDMAYWSHPIDVHYATKGLQGWPKLHLQVWHQDSFGRCQLYGYGYCHVPSSPGHHRICCATWRPLGSWQEQLSQMFVGGGPQLRSPDLVYSGADRYRLHTEAMGTVELELGIIMRHFDKYGVES